In Bacillus thuringiensis, the DNA window CACCTACAAATTTCAAAACTGCCATTGCGATTTCCATATTATTTCCTCCTTTTTTATTGCTACGAAAATGTGATTAATCTTTATGCCCTCATTATAGTGACCCCTTATAATTTTATCAATACACTCTTATATGCAATATTACATATTAAGAACCAAGCTGAATTCTTATAAAAAGTTATACAGAGATAAATTTTTCGTTTGGTAGATACTTAAAAAATTGAAGCATTCCTTTGCATTTTATGAGTAATCACATAAAAAAAGCTGCTGCCTATAAACTACAGACAGCAACTTCAACTAGAGTAACTTGCATAATCTACACAAGCTACAGTATTTTTTTACACTTTATAACTAATAAACAGCGATTGGACCATAAGGACCATTGAGAATTTCAATTTTTGTTTCAAAAATATCTGTCAAAATCTTTGGATCCATAACCTCTTCTACTGTTCCAAAAGCAGCAATTTGTCCATCTTTCATAGCACAAATTTTATCTGAGTATTTGGCTGCAAAATTGATGTCATGCATAACAGTCAAAATTGTTCTTCCAAATTCATTAGCCGCACGTCTTAAATGCTCCATCATTTGAACAGAACGAGCAACATCCAGATTGTTCAGAGGTTCGTCTAAAAGTACATATTCAGTCTCTTGGCACAATACCATCGCTACATATGCCCTTTGTCTTTGACCACCAGAAAGCTCATCTAAATATCTATTCTCTAAACTAGTTAAATCTAAGAAATCGATATATTTAGAAATGATAACCTCATCTTCTTTAGTTAATCTTCCCTTTGAATAAGGAAAGCGCCCAAATCCAACTAATTGTCTAACAGTAAGCCTCGTTACAAAATGATTTTCTTGTCGCAATATAGTCAAAATTTTTGCTAAGTCTTTTGATTTAGATTCAGAAACATCCATATTCGCTACCTGAATTTGACCTTCATCCATATCTAAAAGTCTTCCAATCATCAAAAGTGTCGTAGACTTTCCAGCGCCATTTGGTCCAATTAAAGAAGTAAAGCCTGCTTTTGGTATTTCAATATCCAAAGGTCCTATTTTCACCTTATCAGTATAGAACTTTTTAACATTATCGATTTTTATCATAAAGCCCTCTTCCTTAAAACTATAGTTAAGAATATGATTCCACCAAATAATTCAATAATAACTGAAACTACACCTTGAGCATGGAATACATGATACATTAAAAAGTATGCACTCGTCATTATTAAAAATCCTATAGCAAACGCCATTGGGAAAATATATCTATGATCATAAGTTGACGCCGCCTGATAACTCAAAGTTGCTACTAAAAAGCCGTAGAACGTAAGTGGCCCAATTAGAGCGGTTGAGATAGACATTAAAATAGCTACTAACACAAGCGTATAAATTACACTAGGTTGATATTTAACCCCAAAAGAAGTAGCAACATCCTTCCCTAGTGACAAAACATTCAACTTCTTAGAATGAGCAAAAATTAATAACGCTACAATTATGATCATAGGAATTACAACAGGAAAATATGCAGGGTCTGCATGATTAACAGAACCAAATAATCTCGCTTGTAAAATATCAAATTCTGAAGGCGCAAGTAGTTTTCTCATAAAAGTTGACACAGAGTTTAGCCCGGTACCAATAATAATTCCAACTAAAAGCATAAGTTGTAAATTCCCGTATTTACCGGAAAGTAACCATCCATAAAGTATCAAACTCATCAAGACCATCACAACAACTTGAAATAAAAATGATCCAATTCCATTAAAGTTTATTAATGCACTAGCACCAAAGAAGAATATTGTACTCGTTTGAATTGCTGAATAAAGTGATTCGAAACCTAAAAGTGAAGGAGTAATAATCTTATTATTCGTAATGGATTGGAAAGCAACTGTCGATAAGCTATGGCAAACTGCAGCAATAATCATCGCAACAATAGCTACTATTCTTCTCTTAACAACTGGGATAAAAGAAGGTGAATCTATCGGAACTGGATTGTTATAAACTAAAAGTCCATATGAAGAAAGGAGACCTAAAGCAATCAATGTTGTCAGTACAATCCAATAACGTCTTGCTT includes these proteins:
- a CDS encoding iron ABC transporter ATP-binding protein, translating into MIKIDNVKKFYTDKVKIGPLDIEIPKAGFTSLIGPNGAGKSTTLLMIGRLLDMDEGQIQVANMDVSESKSKDLAKILTILRQENHFVTRLTVRQLVGFGRFPYSKGRLTKEDEVIISKYIDFLDLTSLENRYLDELSGGQRQRAYVAMVLCQETEYVLLDEPLNNLDVARSVQMMEHLRRAANEFGRTILTVMHDINFAAKYSDKICAMKDGQIAAFGTVEEVMDPKILTDIFETKIEILNGPYGPIAVY
- a CDS encoding iron chelate uptake ABC transporter family permease subunit, producing MITLDYRNKENVEVDSSLHNESRSASAFRSKKEARRYWIVLTTLIALGLLSSYGLLVYNNPVPIDSPSFIPVVKRRIVAIVAMIIAAVCHSLSTVAFQSITNNKIITPSLLGFESLYSAIQTSTIFFFGASALINFNGIGSFLFQVVVMVLMSLILYGWLLSGKYGNLQLMLLVGIIIGTGLNSVSTFMRKLLAPSEFDILQARLFGSVNHADPAYFPVVIPMIIIVALLIFAHSKKLNVLSLGKDVATSFGVKYQPSVIYTLVLVAILMSISTALIGPLTFYGFLVATLSYQAASTYDHRYIFPMAFAIGFLIMTSAYFLMYHVFHAQGVVSVIIELFGGIIFLTIVLRKRAL